A genomic segment from Salinigranum rubrum encodes:
- a CDS encoding ParA family protein gives MTHRLSISMQKGGVGKSTTTINLAGALAVSEGLEEDSDVLVVDADPQGFITITLGLREYYVSEDRSLYDIMTDIDRFDEVNDLIVSHSEFDVLPAHGSNFQLERELWSLSRTQERLGMVLDRIEHDYDYVLIDSPPNMGPLADGALLAARNVLFVSRADPIATFSMNLLTQEINQLEREFQTDIGIIGAVVNAVTRNNISEDRLEWFHKNIGEEHTFTIPETVAIEGAFAQNHSIYTYEPENRHREQKAEEVRETYDGLARAVEDYFA, from the coding sequence ATGACACATCGGCTCTCGATCTCGATGCAGAAAGGCGGTGTCGGAAAGAGTACGACGACGATCAATCTCGCAGGGGCGCTCGCCGTCTCTGAGGGACTTGAGGAGGATAGCGACGTGCTCGTCGTCGATGCAGACCCCCAGGGGTTCATCACCATCACGCTGGGTTTGCGCGAATACTACGTGAGTGAGGATCGGTCCCTCTACGACATCATGACGGATATTGACCGATTCGACGAGGTAAATGACCTCATCGTCTCACACAGCGAGTTCGACGTCCTACCAGCCCACGGGAGCAATTTCCAGCTCGAACGTGAGCTCTGGTCACTCAGCCGGACTCAGGAGCGCCTGGGAATGGTACTCGACCGAATTGAGCACGACTACGACTACGTGCTCATTGATTCACCGCCCAATATGGGACCCCTCGCAGACGGCGCGCTGTTGGCCGCACGCAATGTCTTGTTCGTCTCACGTGCAGATCCAATCGCGACGTTCTCGATGAATCTCCTTACGCAGGAAATCAACCAGCTCGAACGCGAGTTCCAAACAGATATCGGGATCATAGGAGCGGTGGTCAATGCTGTAACTCGGAACAACATCAGTGAGGACCGCCTCGAGTGGTTCCACAAGAACATCGGCGAAGAGCACACGTTCACCATCCCAGAGACAGTCGCCATCGAAGGCGCGTTTGCTCAAAACCACAGTATCTACACCTATGAACCGGAGAATCGCCATCGTGAACAGAAGGCCGAGGAAGTCCGTGAGACCTACGATGGCCTCGCACGTGCCGTGGAGGACTACTTCGCATGA
- a CDS encoding methyltransferase family protein, giving the protein MLAALDQDSFIFTERWNKLAGSGIAAIGMGFALSTLFELGWMESSGREGELRTDGIYQYTRNPQSVGFITFIVGAIIAVNSRKLAVHGILTILVYALFPFAEEPWLRERYGQEYDEYRERTSRFIGWNLVKKLFTR; this is encoded by the coding sequence GTGCTGGCCGCGCTCGATCAAGACTCGTTCATCTTCACCGAACGCTGGAACAAACTCGCAGGTAGCGGTATCGCCGCAATCGGGATGGGATTTGCCCTCTCCACCCTCTTCGAACTCGGGTGGATGGAAAGCAGTGGAAGAGAAGGGGAACTTCGGACGGACGGTATCTACCAGTACACGCGTAACCCACAGAGCGTGGGCTTCATTACGTTCATCGTCGGCGCGATCATTGCAGTGAACTCCCGGAAACTGGCTGTACACGGCATCTTGACCATCCTTGTGTACGCACTGTTCCCGTTTGCCGAGGAACCGTGGCTGCGAGAGCGGTATGGCCAGGAATACGATGAATACCGCGAGCGGACCTCCCGATTTATCGGGTGGAACTTGGTGAAGAAGCTCTTCACCAGATAG
- a CDS encoding winged helix-turn-helix transcriptional regulator — translation MTHQRDRIHECIATHPGEHFNALTRRLDLAPGQVQYHLRELQNQERVVELPLYGRTHYYTPEYDAWERGAIAVIRRETARDILFCVLEQGPSRPDAVTESLGIARGTLEWHLNHLMEQNLIEKHRDVNNHVTLVAATPTETARLLEEITPSLPDRMIDRFTRLVDNLLAEGS, via the coding sequence ATGACACACCAACGTGACCGGATTCACGAGTGTATTGCCACCCACCCTGGAGAACACTTCAACGCACTCACGCGGAGACTAGACCTCGCACCAGGACAGGTACAGTACCATCTCAGGGAACTCCAGAATCAAGAGAGAGTAGTCGAATTACCTCTCTATGGCCGGACCCACTATTACACACCTGAATATGATGCGTGGGAGCGGGGAGCAATCGCTGTCATTCGCCGGGAAACAGCACGCGACATTTTATTCTGCGTTCTCGAACAGGGGCCATCCAGACCGGACGCTGTCACAGAGTCTCTCGGGATTGCTCGGGGGACTCTCGAGTGGCACTTGAATCATTTGATGGAGCAAAATCTCATCGAGAAACACCGAGATGTCAATAATCACGTGACGCTGGTCGCAGCCACGCCGACTGAAACCGCTCGTCTCCTCGAAGAGATTACACCCTCGCTGCCCGATCGGATGATCGACCGGTTCACCCGCCTCGTCGATAACCTACTGGCGGAGGGCTCGTGA
- a CDS encoding DUF7405 family protein has protein sequence MSDERGIPRREFLKSAIAIGGAAAFSACLGREEVDVPMGPDDLSSYPQRQHAWNEVLPQDDHGNVIAPSHRVLLYLNYRRDGQPNEDDREQVETALRGIEHAYERSGDGLLLTVSYSSAYFDRFDDSLPDDVDLPDPEALAPFEEPEFDTPDAVVHLASNTAQVVLGAEEALKGNKSTLNGVDQPVAALTDVFSLADRRTGFIGDGLPAENADDAEGIPADKVPEDAPLFMGFKSGFKKNQASEDRVTIQSGPFTGGTTQHISKLRLNLNQWYNQDDRWQREAKMFCPYHAENDVIEGAGDNLGDSSKIDDCQPTDETAREMGVVGHSQKSARARDDDDSPLILRRDFDSTDGGTASLHFLALQRGITDFVDTREAMNGTDVTEQSAVGQRNNNGILQYIRTERRGNFLVPPRSLRALPPAQPTGDAQEVTHESS, from the coding sequence ATGAGTGATGAGAGAGGTATCCCTCGCCGAGAATTCCTCAAGTCGGCCATCGCTATCGGAGGAGCAGCGGCATTTAGTGCCTGTCTAGGCCGTGAAGAGGTCGATGTCCCGATGGGCCCGGACGATCTCTCGTCGTATCCACAACGTCAACACGCTTGGAATGAGGTCCTCCCACAGGACGACCATGGGAACGTCATCGCTCCGAGCCATCGTGTGCTCCTCTATTTGAATTACCGACGAGACGGACAACCGAACGAAGACGACCGTGAACAGGTTGAGACAGCTCTCCGTGGTATCGAACACGCCTACGAACGAAGCGGGGACGGGTTATTGCTCACGGTGAGTTATTCTTCGGCATACTTCGACCGATTCGACGATTCGCTTCCCGACGACGTTGACCTCCCCGATCCGGAAGCACTTGCTCCGTTTGAGGAACCCGAGTTCGATACGCCCGATGCGGTCGTCCATCTCGCAAGTAACACGGCACAGGTGGTGCTCGGTGCCGAAGAAGCCCTCAAAGGGAACAAATCGACCCTCAACGGTGTCGATCAGCCTGTCGCTGCACTGACCGATGTCTTCTCACTCGCCGACCGCCGAACTGGATTTATCGGGGATGGACTCCCGGCGGAGAATGCAGACGATGCGGAGGGTATTCCGGCCGACAAAGTCCCGGAGGACGCACCCCTGTTTATGGGATTCAAATCGGGATTCAAAAAGAACCAGGCCAGTGAAGATCGCGTGACGATCCAGTCGGGACCGTTCACCGGTGGCACGACTCAACATATCTCCAAGCTCCGACTGAACCTCAACCAGTGGTACAACCAAGACGACCGCTGGCAGCGTGAGGCGAAGATGTTCTGCCCGTATCACGCCGAGAACGACGTTATTGAAGGTGCCGGCGACAATCTCGGCGACAGTAGCAAAATCGACGACTGTCAGCCAACGGATGAGACGGCCCGCGAGATGGGCGTCGTCGGTCACTCCCAGAAATCTGCCCGCGCTCGCGACGATGATGATTCGCCCCTCATCCTGCGGCGCGACTTCGATTCAACTGATGGTGGAACTGCCAGCCTCCATTTCCTCGCGCTCCAGCGAGGGATCACCGATTTCGTCGACACGAGAGAAGCGATGAACGGAACTGATGTCACCGAGCAGTCAGCCGTCGGTCAACGGAACAACAACGGCATCCTACAGTACATCCGTACTGAGCGGCGCGGTAATTTTCTCGTCCCTCCGCGGTCGTTGCGCGCGCTGCCACCTGCCCAGCCGACTGGGGACGCACAGGAGGTGACGCATGAATCGTCGTGA
- a CDS encoding multicopper oxidase domain-containing protein encodes MPSIDYDTAADVTKRLEERLVESLTGETSVSRRTVLGGLGVAGSAAVGLGSSRASATSDHDDEDEHGNFGAVGEYEDLDFDPHEFLTAFNTGDSGQDNVPQQVYEEDGRTVREFEFTAVDTTIAIAPGVEFQAWAYNGQVPGPTIRAVEGDLIRVKFTNLGRHAHTIHPHLKNLNPRMDGIPQNGPGVLDTGESFTYEWIAQPAGTHFYHCHSLPLKEHIHRGLYGTIIVDPDPERVRENPREYVNYPGPITDDFREQLVEEAKSRNHEYAENDAVNEMVMVMNSFDTNFDGGNEVYAANTRAFGYGVGDTDGEGNWTAGETKRPIQIDKNQRQRVYLSNATEFDLINSFHTHSQFFDYYDHGTTLTPTNKTVDTIMQCQAQRGIIEIDYSDHEPGLYMFHAHQSEFAELGWMSFFEVV; translated from the coding sequence ATGCCATCGATAGATTACGACACTGCAGCAGACGTCACAAAACGGCTCGAAGAGCGACTAGTCGAATCACTCACCGGTGAGACGAGTGTCAGTCGCCGCACGGTACTCGGCGGTCTCGGTGTTGCCGGGAGTGCAGCCGTCGGACTCGGAAGTTCTCGGGCAAGTGCCACCTCCGATCACGACGATGAGGATGAACATGGTAACTTCGGTGCGGTGGGTGAATACGAGGATTTGGATTTCGATCCTCACGAGTTCCTCACCGCATTCAATACCGGAGACAGCGGGCAGGATAACGTCCCCCAACAGGTCTACGAAGAGGATGGCCGGACCGTGCGGGAGTTCGAGTTTACCGCCGTCGACACCACGATAGCAATCGCGCCGGGCGTCGAGTTCCAGGCGTGGGCGTACAACGGCCAGGTGCCGGGGCCGACGATCCGTGCCGTTGAAGGCGACCTTATTCGCGTCAAATTCACCAACCTGGGACGACACGCACACACGATCCATCCACACCTGAAGAACCTCAACCCGCGAATGGACGGGATCCCCCAGAACGGGCCTGGCGTCCTCGATACGGGCGAGTCATTCACCTACGAGTGGATCGCCCAACCCGCCGGCACACACTTCTATCACTGCCACTCACTCCCGTTGAAAGAGCACATCCATCGCGGACTCTACGGCACGATCATCGTTGATCCGGACCCCGAACGCGTTAGGGAGAATCCACGCGAGTACGTCAACTACCCGGGCCCGATTACCGATGACTTCCGAGAGCAGCTCGTCGAAGAGGCGAAGAGCCGGAATCACGAGTACGCCGAAAACGACGCCGTCAACGAGATGGTCATGGTGATGAACTCGTTCGACACCAACTTCGACGGCGGTAACGAGGTCTACGCGGCGAACACACGAGCGTTCGGATACGGAGTCGGTGACACCGACGGCGAGGGCAACTGGACGGCGGGTGAGACGAAACGCCCCATCCAGATCGACAAGAACCAACGCCAGCGCGTGTACCTCTCCAATGCAACGGAGTTCGACCTCATCAACTCGTTCCACACGCATTCGCAGTTCTTCGACTACTACGACCACGGGACGACGCTGACGCCGACGAATAAGACCGTGGACACGATCATGCAATGCCAGGCGCAGCGTGGTATCATCGAGATTGACTACTCCGATCATGAGCCGGGCCTGTACATGTTCCACGCCCACCAGTCTGAGTTCGCCGAACTCGGCTGGATGAGCTTCTTCGAGGTGGTCTAA
- a CDS encoding metal-dependent transcriptional regulator: MEDYLKAIYYLQEETDDRVRTSALAEYMDVQQPSVTSMVKKLAERDLIHHEPYKGVELTDTGIPIALEVIRHHRLLERYLTEHLEYDWAEVHDEADRLEHHISNQFADRIAEQLGDPAVDPHGDPIPTAGLDISAPKCGDTLAEHHVGDSVRIERVPDEDADLLRYLSDHGIHPGTEVRIVEVTSFGMVTLDPDGGDEPVALPEKVARSISAQSLSEDTS; this comes from the coding sequence ATGGAGGATTATCTCAAAGCGATCTATTACCTTCAGGAAGAGACGGACGACCGAGTGCGAACCTCGGCTCTAGCTGAGTACATGGACGTTCAACAACCCTCCGTCACCAGTATGGTGAAAAAATTGGCTGAGCGTGATTTGATACATCATGAGCCCTACAAGGGGGTTGAACTCACAGACACCGGCATTCCTATCGCTCTCGAAGTCATTCGCCACCACCGGCTTTTAGAACGGTATCTGACGGAACACCTCGAGTACGATTGGGCTGAGGTGCACGACGAAGCAGATCGCCTCGAACACCACATCAGCAATCAATTCGCCGACCGAATAGCAGAGCAGTTAGGGGATCCCGCAGTTGACCCACATGGCGACCCGATTCCCACCGCGGGGCTGGATATTTCTGCACCAAAATGCGGTGATACACTCGCCGAACATCACGTAGGCGACAGCGTTCGAATCGAACGGGTGCCAGATGAAGACGCTGATCTACTCCGATATCTGTCCGACCACGGAATTCACCCGGGAACTGAAGTGAGAATCGTTGAAGTCACCTCATTTGGCATGGTGACACTTGATCCCGACGGTGGCGACGAACCAGTTGCACTTCCCGAGAAGGTTGCCCGCTCTATATCCGCTCAATCTCTGTCTGAGGATACAAGCTAA
- a CDS encoding cupredoxin domain-containing protein, whose product MVSKFYNRRSILRLSTATLATLSTAGCLGGQSSSAQTVTMPGDLKFEPKTATIEPGETVTWTNESDIDHTVTAYEDEIPDDAAYFASGGFESERVARNRVTEGLIAPGENYEHTFDQPGTYGYFCIPHESSGMVGTVRVK is encoded by the coding sequence ATGGTCTCGAAGTTCTACAACCGACGATCGATATTGCGGCTCAGCACCGCGACCCTAGCGACTCTCAGCACCGCCGGGTGTCTAGGTGGACAGTCATCATCGGCCCAGACTGTCACGATGCCCGGTGATCTCAAATTTGAGCCGAAGACCGCGACGATCGAACCTGGTGAGACGGTTACATGGACGAACGAGAGTGACATCGATCACACGGTCACAGCCTATGAAGACGAGATTCCAGACGACGCCGCGTACTTCGCAAGTGGTGGCTTCGAGTCAGAGCGTGTTGCGAGGAATCGGGTCACCGAGGGACTCATCGCTCCGGGCGAGAACTACGAGCACACGTTCGATCAACCTGGAACGTACGGGTACTTTTGTATCCCACACGAGAGTTCTGGGATGGTCGGGACAGTTCGAGTGAAGTAA
- a CDS encoding ZIP family metal transporter has translation MADKTRDTTTDGGVTADEEITQPLGLPRWVSALLPIVLLVLVLGVFAFTSPLAGVQSGEPLPDVTITHTTLPSDETVVLHVTNNGPESVTISQVLVDEAYWDFRVEGAGGDQTLAPMESAQIVIPYHWNPGWDLGVTLVLSDGATFHNTIVAPSQSPGFSLGLLGTLAVIGLFVGVIPVALGMLWFPYIKTMSDRWLHAVLLFAAGVLGFLAFDAGFEAFELAERIPGAYEGNLLVVFGIFGALLLVQAISAWREGRVAAGDSRASSGLWIAYLVAIGIGLHNLAEGLAIGSSFALGRVSLGAFLVIGFMLHNVTEGPAVVAPVARGERPSLKHFAALGVIAGAPVILGGWIGSLAYSPTIGAFFLAIGVGAILQVDWEIARMVRDAGGRVASATNLLAFLFGLAIMYVTDLFVVL, from the coding sequence ATGGCGGATAAGACACGAGACACGACGACGGACGGTGGTGTAACGGCTGACGAAGAGATCACACAACCGCTCGGGCTTCCGCGATGGGTCAGCGCGTTACTCCCGATCGTGTTGCTCGTACTCGTCCTGGGTGTGTTCGCATTCACGTCCCCGCTCGCCGGAGTTCAGAGCGGCGAACCACTTCCCGACGTGACGATCACGCACACGACTCTTCCGAGCGACGAAACGGTCGTCCTGCACGTGACGAACAACGGGCCCGAATCTGTGACGATATCACAGGTTCTCGTCGACGAGGCCTACTGGGATTTCCGAGTCGAAGGAGCCGGTGGTGACCAAACACTCGCCCCGATGGAGAGCGCACAGATCGTGATTCCGTATCACTGGAATCCGGGGTGGGACCTCGGAGTCACCCTCGTACTATCTGATGGAGCAACGTTCCATAATACGATCGTCGCGCCGAGTCAATCACCCGGGTTTAGCCTCGGGCTGCTCGGGACGCTTGCAGTCATCGGGCTGTTCGTGGGCGTGATCCCAGTCGCATTAGGGATGCTGTGGTTCCCCTACATCAAGACGATGAGCGATCGGTGGCTGCACGCCGTGCTCCTGTTTGCGGCCGGCGTACTGGGCTTCTTGGCGTTCGACGCCGGGTTTGAGGCGTTCGAGCTCGCCGAGAGGATTCCAGGCGCATACGAGGGCAACCTCTTGGTCGTCTTCGGGATATTCGGCGCACTATTACTCGTACAGGCGATCAGTGCGTGGCGTGAGGGCCGTGTCGCTGCTGGTGACAGTCGGGCGAGTAGCGGCCTCTGGATCGCCTATCTGGTCGCGATAGGGATCGGCCTGCACAACCTTGCGGAAGGACTTGCTATCGGGAGTTCGTTCGCACTCGGGCGCGTGTCACTCGGCGCATTCCTCGTGATCGGGTTCATGCTCCACAACGTGACGGAAGGTCCGGCTGTCGTCGCGCCGGTCGCCCGCGGGGAACGCCCTTCGCTCAAGCACTTCGCCGCACTCGGCGTCATCGCCGGCGCACCCGTCATCCTCGGGGGCTGGATCGGTAGTCTTGCATACTCGCCGACGATCGGGGCCTTCTTCCTCGCGATCGGGGTTGGCGCAATCCTGCAGGTCGACTGGGAGATCGCGCGAATGGTTCGCGATGCCGGCGGTCGCGTGGCGAGCGCGACGAACCTGCTCGCGTTCCTGTTCGGCCTCGCCATCATGTACGTGACCGATCTCTTCGTTGTCCTCTAA
- a CDS encoding DUF7541 family protein, producing the protein MSDQSDSDATFTGSSPWPLFVAIGFALSEVGVVLGLRPVSVAGLLLFVGSVAGILTEAEYIAEPAKAAGVQGLILVGLGVLLITQNQTGTTIRGQSIAIAGILCLVGALVWVGFVRRETRATVTTAETSETTSD; encoded by the coding sequence ATGAGCGATCAATCTGACTCGGACGCAACCTTCACCGGATCGAGTCCATGGCCACTCTTCGTCGCGATTGGATTTGCTCTCTCGGAGGTCGGTGTCGTCCTCGGGCTTCGGCCTGTCTCTGTTGCGGGACTGTTGTTGTTCGTCGGATCTGTCGCTGGCATTCTCACAGAGGCGGAGTATATCGCTGAACCAGCGAAAGCAGCAGGTGTTCAAGGACTCATCCTTGTCGGTCTCGGTGTCTTGTTGATCACACAGAACCAGACCGGGACGACAATCCGCGGTCAATCAATTGCGATCGCTGGCATCCTGTGTCTCGTTGGTGCACTTGTCTGGGTAGGCTTCGTTCGGAGGGAAACCCGCGCCACGGTAACGACAGCGGAGACATCGGAAACAACATCTGATTGA
- a CDS encoding DUF7471 family protein yields the protein MITIAAAGTAVLLGLAIGAFVQRQSRPYLLVVAAIAALFGRSAVAGITIVGLFSQAEHHLLEHGLDVILVALVIAAVYHSRTISNETNLDT from the coding sequence GTGATCACCATCGCAGCTGCTGGTACAGCGGTGCTTCTGGGACTTGCGATCGGCGCGTTCGTTCAGCGCCAATCCCGTCCATATCTGTTAGTCGTCGCTGCGATAGCTGCCCTCTTTGGACGCTCTGCAGTTGCGGGGATCACCATCGTCGGCCTGTTTTCACAAGCCGAGCATCACCTTCTCGAACACGGACTTGATGTCATTCTTGTCGCGCTCGTCATTGCTGCGGTCTATCACTCTCGAACTATTTCGAACGAGACCAATTTGGATACATGA
- a CDS encoding iron transporter → MNRRTFLKQGTALSGGLVLSGCLGRLGFETQSAWRDPPLVEDRPDAVYYPAIIEGMGMYGTTTAGSLGFALMHSFPHRFWNLTGSRKTKVVVQSDDSVHLMASVWDTETETILPVDVSVEISNSDGRVSSTNLWPMISPNMGFHYGDNIALPGEGQYDVTLQVGPLQTARTNPFHGRFTEGQSATMQFTFDTDETYNLEIRRLGDKAGTRGTVDLMDMEMVPEPVVPTKSDLPGRLLHEGQSGDATIVVALVDGDHRFSDSDGPFLIVSPRTPYNRVMLPRMALSATLNRGGDTITQGTLQASLDPDLGSFYGMGLDELKTGDTVRITVETPPQLARHDGYETAFLDMEPIEFTVE, encoded by the coding sequence ATGAATCGGCGAACGTTTCTCAAACAGGGGACTGCTCTCTCAGGTGGCCTAGTGCTGTCTGGTTGCCTGGGGCGGCTCGGATTCGAGACGCAGTCTGCATGGCGTGATCCTCCGCTCGTGGAGGATCGACCTGACGCGGTCTACTATCCGGCAATCATCGAAGGGATGGGAATGTACGGAACGACGACGGCAGGCAGTCTCGGATTTGCACTGATGCACTCCTTCCCGCACCGTTTCTGGAACCTCACTGGCTCACGAAAGACGAAAGTCGTCGTTCAGTCGGATGATTCGGTGCATCTGATGGCGAGTGTCTGGGACACCGAGACGGAGACGATCCTCCCGGTCGACGTCTCTGTCGAAATCAGTAACAGCGACGGTCGAGTGTCCTCGACCAACCTCTGGCCGATGATCTCGCCGAATATGGGGTTCCACTACGGCGACAATATCGCTCTCCCGGGGGAAGGACAGTACGATGTGACGCTCCAGGTCGGCCCCTTGCAGACAGCTCGTACGAATCCATTCCATGGGCGATTTACAGAGGGACAGTCTGCCACGATGCAGTTCACGTTCGATACGGATGAGACGTACAATTTGGAGATTCGCCGGTTAGGCGACAAAGCAGGCACCCGTGGGACAGTTGATCTAATGGACATGGAAATGGTCCCTGAACCGGTCGTACCGACAAAATCCGACCTTCCTGGTCGACTTCTCCATGAAGGGCAATCCGGTGATGCGACGATAGTCGTTGCTCTCGTTGACGGTGACCATCGGTTTAGCGATAGTGACGGTCCCTTCCTGATCGTCTCTCCTCGAACACCTTACAATCGCGTGATGCTCCCGAGGATGGCTCTTTCAGCAACACTCAACCGAGGAGGAGACACAATCACACAAGGGACACTCCAAGCGTCTCTCGATCCCGACCTCGGGAGTTTCTATGGGATGGGTCTTGATGAACTCAAGACGGGCGATACGGTCAGAATCACCGTAGAGACACCACCTCAACTGGCGCGGCACGATGGCTACGAAACCGCGTTCCTCGATATGGAGCCGATTGAGTTCACTGTCGAGTGA